A window of the Leishmania braziliensis MHOM/BR/75/M2904 complete genome, chromosome 1 genome harbors these coding sequences:
- a CDS encoding putative carboxylase: MPAPIFDKVLVANRGEIACRVMATCQRLGIKTVAVYSTADEQAKHVKMADEAVCIGPPASVESYLRIDKIVDACKRTGAQAVHPGYGFLSENGELQSALQKNNIVFVGPDAHSIEAMGDKIESKRLARDAGVTCIPGFIGEVRTHEDVLRFAREVGYPVMIKASGGGGGKGMRVAYNDEQCVEYYDMCKEEAKAAFNNDKMLVEKFIENPRHIEIQVIADRKGNTLYLPERECSIQRRNQKVIEEAPSVLLDAKTRKAMGEEAVAMARAVQYVSAGTVENVVNPQKQFYFLEMNTRLQVEHPITEEITGIDLVEQMLRAAADLPLSITQDDIKINGHATECRVYAEDPTKNYFPSIGRLTMYQEPTGPGVRCDSGIMEGSQISVYYDPLICKLSTWGKDRTECIERMEKALDEYVIRGLRHNICLLRDVVTEPRYQSGHLTTNYLPEQYPDGFKKAALTAAETQLMYEAAACVHLKRERTHYTQGTAPSERQFYVSISAKQEGEVPVYVRQLDDSHFEVAASKNGPFKKLEVAWKVSYPIIRVNDGTKETVLQFWGTNEVAYSIQMKGTTFDVNVMSDLQSVLSHFVPVAQTVVNTKQVLSPMPGVIVAIKVQPGQKVVAGEEILTLEAMKMRNKIYTQADGKAKEVKVILGATVEENEVLVELE; the protein is encoded by the coding sequence ATGCCTGCTCCAATTTTCGACAAAGTTCTCGTCGCCAACCGTGGCGAGATCGCCTGCCGTGTGATGGCGACCTGCCAGCGTCTGGGAATCAAGACCGTGGCCGTCTACTCCACCGCCGATGAGCAGGCCAAACATGTAAAGATGGCGGACGAGGCTGTCTGCATTGGCCCCCCTGCCTCCGTGGAGAGCTACCTGCGCATTGACAAGATTGTGGACGCCTGCAAGCGGACGGGGGCCCAGGCCGTGCACCCCGGCTACGGGTTCCTGTCTGAGAATGGCGAGCTCCAGTCGGCCTTGCAGAAGAACAACATCGTCTTCGTTGGCCCGGACGCGCACTCCATCGAGGCCATGGGCGACAAGATTGAATCGAAGCGGCTCGCGCGCGATGCTGGCGTGACGTGTATTCCCGGCTTCATTGGCGAGGTGAGAACGCACGAGGACGTGCTGCGGTTTGCGCGAGAGGTCGGCTACCCAGTCATGATTAAGGCctccggcggtggtggcggcaagGGCATGCGCGTTGCCTACAACGATGAGCAGTGCGTGGAGTACTACGACATGTGCAAGGAGGAGGCCAAGGCTGCCTTCAACAACGACAAGATGCTCGTCGAGAAGTTCATCGAGAACCCGCGCCATATTGAGATTCAGGTGATCGCGGATCGCAAGGGCAACACGCTGTACCTGCCGGAGCGGGAGTGCTCTATTCAGCGCCGCAACCAAAAGGTGATCGAGGAGGCGCCGTCTGTCCTGCTGGACGCGAAGACCCGCAAGGCCATGGGCGAGGAGGCCGTTGCGATGGCGCGAGCCGTGCAGTACGTCAGCGCCGGTACGGTTGAGAACGTCGTCAACCCGCAGAAGCAGTTCTACTTCCTCGAGATGAATACCCGCCTTCAGGTGGAACACCCCATCACGGAGGAGATCACCGGCATCGATCTTGTGGAGCAGATGCTTCGCGCCGCGGCAGATCTGCCGCTCAGCATCACGCAGGACGACATTAAGATCAACGGCCATGCCACGGAGTGCCGTGTGTACGCTGAGGATCCGACGAAGAACTACTTCCCGTCCATCGGCCGCCTCACCATGTACCAGGAGCCTACCGGCCCTGGCGTGCGCTGCGACTCCGGCATTATGGAGGGCTCGCAAATCTCGGTCTACTACGACCCGCTCATCTGCAAGCTGTCCACCTGGGGCAAGGACCGCACAGAGTGCATCGAGCGCATGGAGAAGGCGCTGGACGAGTACGTCATTCGCGGTCTGCGCCATAACATTTGCCTCCTGCGCGACGTCGTCACGGAGCCGCGTTACCAGAGCGGGCACCTCACCACCAACTACCTGCCAGAGCAGTACCCGGACGGCTTCAAGAAGGCCGCGCTGACAGCAGCGGAGACGCAACTCATGTATGAGGCGGCTGCTTGTGTCCACCTGAAGCGCGAGCGCACCCACTACACCCAGGGCACTGCTCCGTCGGAACGTCAGTTCTACGTCTCCATCAGCGCCAAGCAAGAGGGTGAGGTGCCGGTGTACGTTCGCCAGCTCGATGACTCCCACTTCGAGGTGGCCGCATCGAAGAACGGCCCGTTCAAGAAATTGGAGGTGGCGTGGAAGGTCAGCTACCCGATCATCCGCGTGAATGACGGTACGAaggagacggtgctgcagttCTGGGGCACCAACGAAGTGGCGTACAGTATTCAGATGAAGGGCACCACCTTCGACGTGAACGTGATGAGCGACCTGCAGTCGGTACTGAGCCACTTCGTGCCGGTTGCACAGACGGTCGTCAATACGAAGCAGGTTCTGTCACCCATGCCGGGTGTCATTGTCGCCATCAAAGTCCAGCCAGGCCAGAAGGTGGTTGCCGGCGAAGAGATTCTGACGCTGGAGGCCATGAAGATGCGCAACAAAATCTACACCCAGGCCGACGGCAAGGCGAAGGAGGTCAAGGTCATCCTCGGCGCCACCGTTGAGGAAAATGAGGTGCTAGTGGAGCTGGAGTAA
- a CDS encoding glutaredoxin-like protein, whose amino-acid sequence MLSFSYRPLMRGVLATAGASLMALPNRALTATTRSLYSSNLVRLAPVVPPKDSPPTMGGDPDLEETHPDFQPRIVGGDLAEDEIAMIKKDIVDTIRDEEIVVFIKGVPEAPMCAFSKRMIDVMEALGVEYTSFDVLAHPVVRSYVKEVSEWPTIPQLFIKGEFVGGVDIILKMAESGDLQMLLDQKGVKHCGAKS is encoded by the coding sequence ATGCTGTCGTTCTCCTACCGCCCGCTCATGCGCGGTGTATTGGCAACGGCTGGCGCGTCGCTCATGGCCCTGCCGAATCGTGCACTGACTGCGACGACGCGCTCGCTCTACAGCAGCAATTTGGTACGGTTGGCTCCAGTCGTGCCGCCAAAAGATTCACCACCGACGATGGGTGGCGATCCAGACTTGGAGGAGACCCACCCTGATTTTCAACCCCGCATAGTGGGTGGTGACCTCGCCGAGGACGAGATTGCCATGATCAAGAAGGACATCGTCGACACGATCCGCGACGAGGAAATTGTCGTGTTCATCAAGGGCGTTCCTGAGGCACCGATGTGCGCCTTCTCAAAGCGCATGATCGATGTGATGGAGGCCCTTGGGGTGGAGTACACCTCGTTCGACGTGCTCGCTCACCCGGTGGTGCGCAGCTACGTGAAGGAGGTGAGCGAGTGGCCGACGATTCCGCAGCTCTTCATAAAGGGTGAATTCGTGGGTGGCGTCGACATCATCCTGAAGATGGCGGAGAGCGGAGACTTGCAGATGCTGCTGGACCAGAAGGGCGTCAAGCACTGCGGTGCGAAGTCGTAG